One Gimesia aquarii DNA segment encodes these proteins:
- a CDS encoding MauE/DoxX family redox-associated membrane protein gives MSSSNSQSPSSKMLHLQLRFLKINLAFFSLALLMTTWELWVPQTLFPQVPLFSWILALPTWSDWMTFGFMLISSAGMLGIVLGSVIFQVQNRELWQLCQRVCSGLFFWAFLISITFDQHRIQPWAYQFALGFLILMFLKPPRAIRVFRFFVISIYFYSAFSKCDLSFVQTLGRQLVEGLFLAIGISTEYWSDQTLSWIAASFPVAEFLIALGLLIPRTRQWAFWGAVSMHVCLIIAVGPWGLDHHQGVLIWNAYFILQDCFLFHKRFNGVPVLKKKGPADSNSINTDQSISFKSVVGWERAVMVIAWFAMLAPLFEPTGYYDHWPAWGLYASHHDRVTLLIDEDAKLDLPSSLRPFVGPPEPFSRWCRVRVDRWSLAELGVPVYPQARFQLGVAIAVGRTLEHEKQKSNDLPQIKLLLEGAANRLTGKRKMNDYTGLKQVEKLTNRFWFNALPRQFEIDEESNLFD, from the coding sequence ATGAGTAGTAGTAATAGTCAATCTCCATCCAGCAAAATGCTTCATTTACAATTACGCTTTCTTAAGATTAATCTAGCATTTTTCTCTTTAGCACTTTTGATGACGACTTGGGAACTCTGGGTTCCCCAAACGTTATTTCCACAAGTCCCTTTATTTTCATGGATTTTAGCCCTCCCCACCTGGTCTGACTGGATGACGTTCGGCTTTATGCTGATATCTTCAGCTGGTATGTTAGGAATTGTACTTGGCTCGGTAATCTTTCAAGTTCAAAATCGGGAGCTTTGGCAATTATGTCAACGAGTTTGTTCCGGGCTCTTTTTTTGGGCGTTCCTAATTTCGATCACGTTTGATCAACACCGTATTCAACCCTGGGCATATCAGTTTGCACTGGGATTTTTGATATTGATGTTTCTCAAACCACCACGTGCTATTCGTGTATTTCGTTTTTTTGTGATCAGCATTTATTTTTATTCTGCGTTCTCCAAATGTGATCTCAGTTTTGTCCAGACTTTAGGCCGGCAATTAGTGGAGGGACTATTTCTGGCGATTGGTATTTCAACGGAATACTGGTCAGATCAGACTCTATCTTGGATTGCTGCTTCGTTCCCGGTTGCGGAATTCTTGATTGCGCTGGGATTATTAATTCCGCGCACCCGACAATGGGCGTTCTGGGGAGCAGTATCCATGCATGTCTGTCTTATCATTGCTGTGGGGCCATGGGGGCTGGATCATCATCAGGGGGTTCTTATTTGGAATGCTTATTTCATCTTGCAGGACTGTTTTCTATTTCACAAGCGATTTAACGGAGTCCCTGTACTCAAAAAGAAGGGACCGGCAGATTCAAACAGTATAAATACTGATCAAAGTATTTCGTTCAAAAGTGTTGTCGGATGGGAACGAGCAGTTATGGTAATTGCCTGGTTTGCGATGCTCGCACCTCTATTCGAGCCAACGGGCTATTATGATCATTGGCCTGCCTGGGGTTTGTATGCAAGTCACCATGATCGTGTGACATTACTGATTGACGAAGACGCCAAATTAGATCTGCCAAGTTCCCTCCGACCTTTTGTAGGTCCACCCGAACCATTCAGTCGCTGGTGCCGAGTGCGCGTTGATCGTTGGTCACTGGCTGAGTTAGGAGTTCCCGTTTATCCACAAGCCCGCTTTCAATTAGGCGTTGCGATTGCAGTGGGGAGAACTCTGGAGCATGAGAAACAAAAAAGCAACGATTTGCCACAAATCAAGCTTCTCTTGGAAGGAGCCGCAAATCGACTTACGGGCAAACGCAAAATGAATGATTATACTGGCTTAAAACAAGTCGAAAAGCTTACAAACCGCTTCTGGTTCAACGCCCTGCCCCGTCAATTTGAGATCGATGAAGAGTCGAACCTTTTCGATTAA
- a CDS encoding YgfZ/GcvT domain-containing protein translates to MPLRQFQVLQESWGGVFSDLDQVYPVVSHFGSPEKEYQSAHEIAALFDLSNRDQIELSGKDREKFLHNFCTNDIKGLQPDQGCEAFITNVQSRILGHIFAFHHEDSLWIDMAPGTSESIINHLDRYMILEDAHIKQRTPEYGNLYLSGPQSSDLLNQLGFDVDSLSVNQQLRGKSSDFELTVRRVDWLLKPGYLCCLQYVKIMDFWKSLVDAGACPAGQNIFDALRIEALFPIYGVDLSEENLAQEANRTEQAISFKKGCYLGQEPIARIDALGHVNRELRAIGIEQKWVPPVGSKVMAGESDKLMEVGTITSSAQSFGKFPSVAMAMVRRDSNEPGTVVQIVSDHQEVPGTIFTSLD, encoded by the coding sequence ATGCCATTACGTCAGTTTCAAGTACTCCAGGAATCTTGGGGGGGTGTCTTTTCCGATCTCGACCAGGTGTACCCCGTTGTTTCTCACTTTGGATCTCCAGAGAAAGAATATCAGAGTGCTCACGAAATAGCTGCACTGTTTGATCTAAGTAATCGCGACCAAATCGAACTTAGTGGTAAAGATCGTGAAAAGTTCTTGCACAATTTTTGTACGAATGATATCAAAGGTTTACAGCCCGATCAGGGTTGTGAAGCATTTATCACGAATGTGCAAAGCCGCATCTTAGGGCATATTTTTGCATTCCATCATGAAGACTCGCTCTGGATTGATATGGCGCCCGGGACGAGCGAGTCAATTATTAATCACCTGGATCGCTATATGATTCTGGAAGATGCTCATATCAAACAACGGACTCCGGAGTATGGTAATTTGTATCTGTCTGGGCCCCAATCTTCGGACCTACTCAATCAACTGGGCTTCGACGTCGATTCGCTTTCCGTGAACCAACAACTGCGAGGCAAGAGTTCAGATTTTGAACTTACAGTTCGGCGCGTTGATTGGTTGCTTAAGCCAGGATATCTTTGTTGTCTGCAGTATGTAAAAATAATGGATTTCTGGAAGAGTCTGGTTGATGCAGGCGCATGCCCGGCAGGTCAGAACATATTCGACGCCTTACGAATTGAAGCATTGTTTCCCATTTATGGAGTGGATCTTTCGGAAGAAAATCTGGCGCAAGAGGCCAACCGAACAGAGCAAGCAATCTCATTCAAAAAAGGTTGTTATTTAGGACAGGAACCAATAGCGCGCATTGATGCTTTGGGACATGTGAATCGTGAGTTAAGGGCAATCGGAATCGAACAAAAGTGGGTTCCTCCTGTGGGGTCCAAAGTAATGGCAGGAGAATCAGATAAACTTATGGAAGTCGGTACGATTACTTCTTCCGCTCAATCTTTCGGAAAATTTCCTTCAGTAGCGATGGCGATGGTCCGCCGTGATTCGAATGAGCCGGGCACAGTAGTCCAGATTGTTTCTGATCATCAGGAAGTGCCAGGCACCATTTTTACATCTCTTGATTAA
- a CDS encoding protein-L-isoaspartate(D-aspartate) O-methyltransferase, giving the protein MKRIMNFLLLNIVLCVPVMYSLKPACSQSRSYFRNQRNEMVSRYIEGEGIKNQRVLSSMKQVPRHEFVSSNMKNLAYQDLALPIGYKQTISPPFVVAYMTETINPQPEDKVLEIGTGSGYQAAVLSALVKDVYTIEIVEGLGKQAATRLKRLKYKNVHTRIGDGYLGWPEEAPFDKIIVTCSPEKVPQPLIDQLKEGGMLLIPLGERYQQVFHLFQKENGKLKQKRLIPTLFVPMTGRSEEKREIKPDPLNPQIINGDFEVDANGDKKVDNWHYQRRVTWVNTGDRARSAFLQFENDSPGGLSQVLQGMALDGSKVNALEISLQVSYLNTNQGVKRIQKPGFIIHFYDKIRRNIGQAYIGPWVGSRDWHLETKKISVPPQTREAIIQVGLNGGTGVLKVDNLKIEQTN; this is encoded by the coding sequence ATGAAACGGATCATGAATTTTTTGTTATTGAATATCGTTCTTTGTGTGCCGGTAATGTATTCATTAAAACCAGCATGTTCGCAAAGTAGATCCTACTTTCGTAATCAAAGAAATGAGATGGTATCTCGTTATATCGAGGGGGAGGGAATCAAAAATCAAAGAGTGCTCTCTTCAATGAAGCAGGTTCCTCGCCATGAGTTTGTCAGTTCCAACATGAAAAATCTGGCTTATCAGGACCTGGCATTACCGATTGGTTATAAACAAACCATTTCTCCTCCCTTTGTTGTGGCTTACATGACAGAGACCATTAATCCACAGCCAGAGGATAAAGTTCTAGAAATTGGAACCGGCAGTGGTTATCAGGCAGCAGTTCTTTCAGCATTGGTCAAGGACGTTTACACAATTGAGATTGTAGAAGGCTTAGGAAAGCAGGCTGCAACGCGTTTGAAGCGATTGAAATATAAGAATGTACATACTCGAATCGGCGATGGATATCTTGGTTGGCCGGAAGAAGCGCCATTCGACAAAATCATTGTGACTTGCTCACCCGAAAAAGTTCCTCAGCCGTTGATTGATCAATTGAAAGAAGGGGGAATGTTACTCATCCCATTAGGAGAACGTTATCAACAGGTTTTCCATCTGTTCCAGAAAGAGAATGGGAAACTTAAGCAAAAACGGCTGATCCCAACTTTATTTGTACCAATGACCGGTCGTTCTGAGGAAAAACGCGAGATCAAACCCGACCCTCTCAATCCGCAAATCATTAATGGTGATTTTGAAGTGGATGCCAATGGAGATAAAAAAGTTGATAACTGGCATTATCAACGCCGGGTTACTTGGGTCAATACGGGGGATAGGGCGAGGTCTGCTTTTTTACAGTTCGAAAATGATTCACCAGGAGGATTATCTCAAGTTTTGCAAGGCATGGCCCTTGATGGATCAAAAGTGAACGCACTCGAAATTAGTCTTCAAGTGAGTTATCTCAATACGAATCAAGGAGTGAAACGCATTCAAAAACCAGGATTCATCATTCATTTCTACGACAAAATTCGCCGTAATATCGGACAAGCTTATATCGGTCCTTGGGTTGGAAGTCGTGACTGGCATTTGGAAACGAAAAAAATTTCCGTGCCCCCCCAAACTCGAGAAGCGATTATTCAGGTAGGATTAAATGGTGGAACAGGTGTATTAAAAGTAGACAACCTTAAAATTGAACAGACGAACTAG
- a CDS encoding HEAT repeat domain-containing protein has translation MDSRSMQGFKETSIVCAFYCVWMFQGCGSSDSTSDRVSETAPHNQNEQTAVDLQETTKSSQGTAITSVEPVDPQMEVKAVFQKLVAIRNEPEPDEWLKADKQLSAFGKTAVPTLIAELGNPELSARELASMYLAGLGPEAKEAAPALEKALKEDSPFIQVNAASTLTHFPEYQGKAVPVLITLSKHEDPHTRLTSIYALGSLNPHSDDQLKAIKAALNDSDADVQLAAIKVLGQIGDPAKQTLKDLQTLIDDSNTNELLREAALSSKSLIEKSKQ, from the coding sequence ATGGACTCAAGAAGCATGCAAGGCTTTAAAGAAACAAGCATTGTTTGTGCGTTTTATTGTGTGTGGATGTTTCAAGGATGCGGATCTTCTGACTCTACTTCAGATCGGGTTTCTGAGACTGCCCCCCATAATCAAAACGAGCAAACGGCCGTTGATCTGCAAGAAACCACAAAATCGTCTCAAGGCACAGCGATCACAAGTGTGGAACCTGTCGATCCTCAAATGGAAGTGAAGGCAGTCTTTCAAAAACTGGTAGCAATCCGTAATGAACCGGAACCTGATGAATGGCTAAAAGCAGATAAACAGTTGAGCGCTTTTGGAAAAACCGCTGTACCAACCCTGATCGCAGAATTAGGAAATCCTGAATTGTCCGCACGGGAACTGGCCAGTATGTATCTGGCAGGACTTGGACCAGAAGCGAAAGAGGCAGCCCCGGCGCTTGAAAAAGCGCTAAAGGAAGATTCTCCTTTTATCCAAGTCAATGCGGCTTCAACGCTCACTCACTTTCCTGAGTATCAAGGCAAGGCGGTCCCTGTTTTGATTACCTTATCAAAGCATGAAGATCCTCATACACGCCTTACCTCCATTTACGCATTAGGAAGTCTGAATCCCCATTCCGATGATCAACTCAAAGCCATCAAAGCGGCTCTGAACGATTCAGACGCTGATGTGCAACTTGCGGCAATCAAAGTTCTAGGGCAGATTGGTGACCCGGCAAAACAGACATTAAAGGATCTTCAAACGCTGATTGATGACTCTAATACCAATGAGCTATTGCGAGAGGCGGCGCTTTCCTCCAAATCACTCATTGAAAAATCCAAACAGTAA
- a CDS encoding prepilin-type N-terminal cleavage/methylation domain-containing protein — translation MATRKRWLQRSRRTGFTLIESLVAVTITAIAGAALFSAIGSSLGSTYSALNKTIGAGLTDQLLDELAAARFPTSSDSRPARSSSRKDFDDLDDYHNWSASPPVNKDGFALGNEPITILERYPIARPSILIPDTEFLSRLTREVTVERIRPDNIIGWIVTTDDTDFRRVTVRTKLAASSSAPSHTISEATRIFSYVPLSP, via the coding sequence ATGGCAACCAGAAAACGATGGTTGCAGCGATCCCGCCGCACCGGATTTACTCTGATTGAATCTTTAGTCGCTGTGACAATTACAGCGATCGCCGGAGCTGCGCTGTTTTCAGCCATTGGCTCTTCTCTTGGATCTACTTACTCCGCCTTAAATAAAACGATTGGAGCGGGGCTGACAGACCAACTGCTGGATGAACTCGCCGCAGCGAGATTTCCCACCTCCAGTGATTCACGCCCTGCCAGAAGCAGTTCGCGAAAAGATTTTGATGATCTGGATGACTATCACAACTGGTCTGCTTCACCTCCGGTAAACAAAGACGGGTTCGCATTGGGTAACGAACCGATCACCATTTTGGAACGCTATCCCATTGCACGTCCCAGCATCCTGATTCCGGATACAGAATTCTTAAGCAGATTGACGCGAGAAGTGACCGTAGAACGAATCAGACCAGATAACATCATTGGCTGGATTGTTACTACAGATGATACAGACTTTCGCCGAGTTACGGTAAGAACCAAATTAGCGGCCAGTTCGAGTGCGCCGAGTCACACAATATCAGAAGCAACACGAATTTTTAGTTATGTACCACTCTCTCCCTGA
- a CDS encoding type II secretion system protein J, which yields MYHSLPDNLNAELCEHANSPLKIEKGSVHSCAVRSWCIRSGLTLAELLMAMAISSILIVALGGIVTATQSAWSHTKGIEDSQAQVTAAFDRIKMMVSQAGVYQISGQPPQVGLAVVTHSWNSMDIANTLVVWAGGRNGGINNNGILARLPNINELLIYTIDPNDSHNLVEIALPGVNSTIDFNSPSFNSTIRSVIQSNSAESALLSNRVKKTQFMLSGSPWGPSTGNIRFEIIKTPSDASLSGVNPGTSAWMELPWPQGTASANSGLRQVTINYEMQFESTERSSLNDINSSTALPFFGSSSRYYAHTP from the coding sequence ATGTACCACTCTCTCCCTGATAATTTGAACGCAGAATTGTGCGAGCATGCAAACAGCCCTCTCAAGATTGAGAAGGGCTCTGTGCATTCTTGCGCAGTCAGGTCGTGGTGCATTCGTAGTGGGTTAACACTCGCTGAGTTGCTCATGGCGATGGCGATCTCATCCATCCTGATCGTGGCTCTTGGAGGCATTGTGACAGCCACACAATCTGCCTGGAGCCATACAAAAGGTATTGAAGATTCTCAAGCACAGGTCACTGCGGCTTTTGATCGTATAAAAATGATGGTCTCGCAAGCAGGCGTTTATCAAATCAGTGGTCAGCCTCCTCAGGTAGGATTGGCAGTCGTCACCCACTCCTGGAACAGTATGGATATCGCAAACACGCTCGTAGTCTGGGCAGGCGGCCGCAATGGAGGTATCAACAATAATGGTATATTAGCACGTCTTCCCAACATCAATGAATTACTGATTTATACCATTGATCCAAATGATTCTCACAACTTGGTGGAGATTGCATTACCTGGTGTCAATTCCACAATTGATTTCAATAGCCCTTCATTCAACAGTACGATCCGATCTGTCATTCAATCAAACTCCGCAGAATCTGCTTTGTTGAGTAACCGTGTGAAAAAGACTCAATTTATGTTGTCGGGAAGCCCTTGGGGGCCATCTACTGGTAACATTCGATTTGAAATCATTAAAACTCCTTCTGACGCCAGTCTGAGCGGAGTGAACCCGGGAACCAGTGCATGGATGGAACTCCCCTGGCCACAGGGAACAGCGAGTGCCAACAGTGGTTTACGTCAGGTAACCATCAATTATGAAATGCAGTTTGAATCGACAGAACGCTCATCACTGAACGACATTAATTCGTCAACTGCACTTCCATTTTTTGGGTCAAGTTCGAGGTATTATGCGCATACACCATGA
- a CDS encoding GspH/FimT family pseudopilin — translation MQKFHQNEYQWQKYSPASMSKRQANLLRANQCYSSERAAFTLVELLIVIMLISILLSVALVSTETSPSHSLETTARAVAADLRLARSYAIKFNSEYTVRFSLDSQSYEIQHTGSGNLPVPQDHLAGTAAASDKYIKQFQIQSMNLPDQVSLRQVQLKTSETNVSDLAFGPQGGTGPGRNEDTVLILSTVRNGTTFYIPITISWITGQAWIEDIQI, via the coding sequence ATGCAGAAGTTTCATCAGAATGAATATCAATGGCAGAAATACTCGCCTGCCTCAATGAGCAAAAGGCAGGCGAACTTGCTGCGCGCAAATCAATGTTATTCTTCAGAAAGAGCCGCCTTTACGCTGGTGGAACTACTAATCGTCATCATGTTGATCTCGATTCTTCTCTCTGTCGCTCTCGTTTCCACAGAAACCAGTCCGTCGCATTCACTGGAAACGACTGCCCGTGCAGTGGCCGCCGATTTGCGTCTGGCACGCAGTTATGCCATTAAATTTAACTCGGAATACACGGTCAGATTTAGTTTGGATTCACAATCATATGAAATCCAACATACGGGATCTGGTAATCTGCCTGTTCCGCAAGATCATCTGGCAGGTACAGCCGCTGCATCTGATAAATATATCAAACAATTTCAAATACAATCTATGAATCTGCCAGACCAGGTTTCTCTCAGACAAGTCCAACTAAAAACATCAGAAACTAATGTGAGTGACCTTGCATTTGGACCTCAGGGAGGCACAGGGCCAGGTCGAAATGAAGATACAGTTCTTATACTGTCAACAGTCAGAAATGGAACTACTTTTTATATTCCGATTACGATTTCCTGGATCACCGGGCAAGCATGGATTGAAGACATACAAATATAA
- the pilM gene encoding pilus assembly protein PilM: protein MISIQRSQHSPIGLQLGPSSATLVQLAGSRQNRVVHAIAQEQFELDEKQSIEERDANIAAQIRQILSDHHFKGRHVISCLGSQELFIQNVRLPQLPVDEIAKVVAWEAEERLPYPLAEAELRHLPAGQVRQESNTKQEVILLACHTGILKRHLDLLEQAGLTAVAIDVEPSATLRCFHNSSNDVQTNATNCYLNFGDAATTVIFADQQNVLFLKYIMQGSNHLDHAVAENLDLPLKEAIRLRKIVTNSPTLDASDELHRSVIDSIRSILETISTEVENCLRYYKVTFRGKKLDQLIVTGNESSPWLIEFLSDRLSTECKMGNPFESLKCWPTSTSILERPGRWTTAMGLAMKEKSNS from the coding sequence ATGATCTCTATACAACGTTCACAACACAGTCCGATTGGCTTACAACTGGGCCCCAGTTCTGCCACTTTGGTTCAATTAGCGGGATCGCGCCAAAACCGTGTCGTCCATGCCATCGCTCAAGAACAATTCGAATTAGATGAAAAACAGTCGATCGAGGAGCGAGATGCAAACATTGCCGCCCAGATACGTCAGATTTTATCTGACCATCATTTTAAAGGGCGTCACGTGATCAGTTGCCTGGGGTCGCAGGAACTATTTATCCAAAACGTCAGACTGCCTCAATTACCTGTAGATGAAATTGCCAAAGTTGTGGCATGGGAAGCAGAGGAGCGACTGCCTTATCCGTTAGCAGAAGCAGAGTTGCGTCATTTGCCAGCCGGTCAAGTTCGACAAGAATCAAATACCAAACAGGAAGTCATTCTTCTAGCATGTCATACTGGAATCCTGAAACGACATCTGGACCTGTTAGAACAAGCCGGTTTGACAGCAGTCGCCATTGATGTAGAACCATCAGCAACACTCCGATGCTTTCATAATTCTTCAAACGACGTGCAAACGAATGCAACCAATTGTTATCTCAATTTTGGAGATGCCGCCACAACTGTGATTTTTGCGGATCAGCAAAACGTATTATTTCTGAAATACATTATGCAAGGCAGCAACCACCTCGACCATGCTGTTGCAGAAAATCTTGACCTGCCATTGAAAGAAGCAATTCGCCTTCGAAAGATCGTTACCAATTCACCAACATTAGATGCCAGCGATGAATTGCACCGCTCGGTTATCGACTCGATTCGTTCCATTTTGGAAACGATCAGTACGGAAGTTGAAAACTGCTTACGGTATTACAAAGTTACCTTCCGCGGGAAAAAACTGGATCAGCTTATTGTCACAGGAAATGAATCAAGTCCGTGGTTGATTGAATTCTTGTCGGATCGTTTAAGTACAGAATGCAAAATGGGCAATCCCTTTGAAAGTCTGAAATGTTGGCCGACATCAACTTCGATTTTGGAACGTCCTGGTAGATGGACTACGGCGATGGGATTGGCCATGAAAGAAAAAAGCAATTCATGA
- a CDS encoding PilN domain-containing protein yields MIPEIDFLPASYREVRRRHRNRIWRRTIVLIFLVLVTLGTVRQREIQHNLLTQKKDLEERARLMNAQLEDPDQLNQKIKITEIRANLLAALHLDESPAQLLSIISNTLPEFVSLDEFHFSFEKVFVKKKSIPNKVPDKNVTEMIPALVDLQNLKEQHARENLVINVQGMSPDHLSISHYMSNLDQLGLFREIDLVQSNEMAFEGQPMRVFRLRMVVNAPGMYVPQVNHRSTAGLDLSITGGFKNE; encoded by the coding sequence ATGATACCTGAAATAGATTTTTTACCAGCAAGTTATCGCGAAGTACGAAGACGTCACCGGAATCGAATCTGGCGACGGACTATCGTTCTGATTTTCCTTGTCCTGGTGACTTTGGGAACGGTACGCCAAAGAGAAATTCAACATAATCTTCTTACACAAAAAAAAGATCTGGAAGAACGTGCGCGCCTTATGAACGCACAACTGGAAGACCCGGATCAACTCAATCAAAAAATCAAAATTACTGAGATACGAGCTAACTTGCTTGCCGCTCTTCACCTGGATGAATCACCGGCGCAGTTGTTGTCCATCATCAGCAATACGCTACCAGAGTTTGTTTCTTTAGACGAATTTCACTTCTCGTTTGAAAAAGTCTTTGTCAAAAAGAAATCAATACCGAATAAAGTTCCCGATAAAAACGTAACCGAAATGATACCTGCTCTGGTAGATCTGCAAAACTTGAAAGAGCAGCACGCACGAGAGAATTTAGTCATCAACGTACAGGGAATGTCTCCCGATCATCTTTCGATTTCGCATTATATGTCAAATCTGGATCAGCTGGGACTATTTCGAGAAATCGATCTTGTTCAATCAAATGAAATGGCTTTTGAAGGTCAACCTATGCGTGTATTCCGCCTTCGAATGGTCGTGAACGCACCAGGAATGTATGTTCCACAGGTCAATCACCGAAGTACTGCTGGATTGGACCTCTCAATCACAGGAGGATTCAAAAATGAATGA
- the pilO gene encoding type 4a pilus biogenesis protein PilO produces the protein MNEKLRRDSLITIISLAVVVAVFTFVVYLPGLKNKQQLQKEITEIQQSISEIPKKVKHLEQLHQQLNQQQAFIDRLTKRIPSDRDTHEVLQRVALLAKQSSLTVSELNPGEFVAQETYLRQPFVLNVEGPYSGLVHFLNGLDQEQRLFTISDVSISKQNGANEGSVKGIVELSVYVLRDNQTDFSDFTENRISNAFLSADNR, from the coding sequence ATGAATGAAAAATTACGTCGCGACAGCTTAATCACAATTATCAGCCTTGCTGTAGTAGTTGCTGTTTTTACTTTTGTTGTCTATCTACCAGGTTTGAAAAATAAACAACAACTGCAAAAAGAAATCACAGAGATTCAACAATCAATTAGTGAAATTCCTAAAAAGGTTAAACACCTGGAACAACTTCATCAGCAGTTAAATCAGCAGCAAGCATTTATTGACAGGCTCACAAAACGAATCCCGTCAGATAGAGATACACACGAAGTATTACAAAGGGTTGCGTTACTTGCCAAACAATCTTCCCTGACCGTTTCGGAATTAAACCCGGGAGAGTTTGTTGCACAAGAAACGTATCTAAGACAGCCTTTTGTGTTAAATGTTGAAGGCCCTTATAGCGGCCTGGTTCATTTTTTGAATGGGTTAGACCAAGAGCAACGTTTGTTTACTATTTCAGATGTTTCAATCTCAAAACAAAATGGGGCAAATGAAGGGTCTGTTAAAGGAATTGTAGAATTGTCGGTCTACGTATTACGCGATAACCAGACAGATTTTTCGGATTTTACCGAAAACAGGATTAGCAATGCGTTTCTTTCAGCCGATAACAGATAA